One genomic region from Salvia hispanica cultivar TCC Black 2014 chromosome 2, UniMelb_Shisp_WGS_1.0, whole genome shotgun sequence encodes:
- the LOC125205935 gene encoding putative transcription elongation factor SPT5 homolog 1, with protein sequence MPRRRDDYEDDVDDDDEFDGVDEEDDEADGYSDGGKVKRKRNASDFIDDDAEEDEEEEDDDDDEDYGGGGGGGRRRGGGGGKRHKGGASNFFDLEAQVDSDEEEEEEEGDDDFIDPGADIPDEDERRIHRRPLLPREDEQEDVEEIERRIQERYARSLNVEYDEEATDVEQQALLPSIRDPKLWMVKCAIGREREVAVCLMQKCIDRGSELQIKSAVALDHLKNYIYIEADKEAHVKEAIKGMRNIFSSGKIMLVPIKEMTDVLSVESKVIDISRDTWVRMKIGTYKGDLAKVVDVDNVRLRATVKVIPRIDLQALSNKLEGREVPKKKAFTPPARFMNIDEARELHIRVERRRDPATGDYFEKIEGMLFKDGFLYKNVSLKSLSTQNVQPTFDELEKFRQPGETGDGDMSGLSTLFANRKKGHFMKGDRVIVVKGDLRNLKGWVEKVEEDTVHIKPNEKGLPKTLAISDKELCKYFEPGNHVKVVSGATEGATGMVVSVEGHVVNLVSDTTKELIRVFADNVVESSEVTSGVTRIGDYELHDLVLLDDNSFGVIIRVESEALQVLKGVPERPDVALVRLREIKYKVDKKIFAKDRYKNTLSAKDIVKILDGPCRGKQGPVEHIYKGVLFIYDRHHLEHAGFICVKSESCMMVGGSRANGDRNGNSLTSRFSHLRTPPLVPPSPMRTPRGGHGGHGGRNNFGGRGGGRGHDALIGATVKIRLGHYKGCKGRVKDVKGSTVRIELESQMKVVAVDRSQISDNVNVTPSRETSRYGMGSETPMHPSRTPLHPYMTPMRDSGVTPYHDGMRTPMRDRAWNPYTPMSPPRDNWEDGNPGSWGTSPQYQPGSPPSRAYEAPTPGSGWTNTPSNNYNEAGTPRDSGSAYANAPSPYLPSTPGGQPPMTPSSAYLPGTPGGQPMTPGSGGLDMMSPVVGADNEGPWFLPDILVNVRRPGDDTTPGVIKEVLPDGSSKIALGSSGSGDVVTALPNEIEVVPPRKMDKIKIMGGAHRGATGKLIGIDGTDGIVKVDDTLDVKILDMVTLAKLVQA encoded by the exons ATGCCACGCCGCAGAGATGATTACGAGGACGACGTCGATGACGACGACGAGTTCGACGGCGTTGATGAAGAGGATGACGAGGCCGACGGATACAGCGATGGAGGGAAGGTCAAAAGGAAGCGGAATGCATCGGATTTCATCGACGACGATGCGGAGGAAgacgaggaggaagaggacgACGATGACGATGAGGATTATGGCGGTGGAGGAGGCGGTGgcagaagaagaggaggaggaggagggaagCGCCATAAGGGGGGTGCctccaatttttttgatttggaAGCGCAGGTTGATTCCgatgaggaagaggaggaagaggaaggggATGACG ATTTCATTGATCCGGGAGCTGATATACCTGATGAGGATGAAAGACGAATCCATCGCCGTCCGCTGCTTCCACGTGAGGATGAGCAAGAGGATGTTGAGGAGATTGAGAGAAGAATTCAGGAAAGATATGCAAGGAGCCTTAATGTTGAATATGACGAGGAGGCAACAGATGTAGAACAGCAAGCTCTACTGCCTTCTATTAGGGATCCCAAATTATGGATGGTGAAATGTGCG ATTGGTCGTGAAAGAGAGGTGGCTGTTTGCCTTATGCAGAAGTGCATTGATAGAGGATCTGAATTGCAAATAAAATCTGCTGTAGCACTTGATCatctaaaaaattatatatacatagagGCAGATAAAGAGGCACATGTGAAGGAG GCTATTAAGGGTATGCGTAATATATTTAGTTCCGGTAAAATAATGCTCGTCCCTATCAAGGAGATGACTGATGTTCTATCGGTTGAAAGCAAAGTAATTGACATTTCTAGGGATACCTGGGTCAGAATGAAGATTGGTACATATAAAGGGGATCTTGCAAAG GTTGTTGATGTGGACAATGTGCGGCTGAGAGCGACTGTGAAAGTAATTCCTAGGATTGATTTGCAGGCCTTGTCTAACAAATTG GAAGGGAGGGAAGTCCCCAAGAAGAAGGCATTTACTCCCCCTGCACGGTTTATGAACATTGATGAAGCTAG AGAGCTGCATATACGAGTGGAACGTAGACGAGATCCAGCTACTGgtgattattttgaaaaaattgaagggATGCTGTTCAAGGATGGTTTCTTGTATAAAAATGTATCGTTAAAATCACTCAGCACTCAGAATGTGCAACCAACCTTTGATGAACTTGAGAAATTTAGGCAACCTGGTGAAACTGGGGATGGGGACATGTCAGGTTTGTCCACACTCTTTGCAAACAGAAAGAAAGGTCATTTTATGAAGGGTGATAGGGTTATAGTTGTCAAGGGAGATCTTAGAAATCTGAAAGGATGGGTGGAGAAAGTTGAGGAAGATACTGTGCATATTAAACCAAATGAAAAGGGCCTTCCA AAAACTCTTGCTATAAGTGACAAAGAGCTTTGCAAGTACTTCGAACCTGGGAATCATGTAAAGGTTGTGTCTGGTGCTACAGAGGGTGCAACTGGTATGGTGGTTTCAGTTGAAGGCCATGTGGTGAACTTGGTCTCAGACACAACTAAGGAACTT ATCCGTGTCTTTGCGGACAATGTTGTGGAGAGCTCTGAAGTAACGTCCGGTGTAACTAGGATTGGTGATTATGAGCTTCATGACCTTGTGCTGCTCGA TGATAATAGTTTTGGTGTGATTATACGAGTTGAGAGTGAAGCTTTACAG GTTCTTAAGGGTGTTCCAGAGAGACCTGATGTTGCTCTTGTGAGGttaagagagataaaatacAAGGTTGACAAGAAGATTTTTGCTAAAGATCGGTACAAGAATACATTGTCTGCGAAAGACATTGTTAAAATTCTTGATGGTCCATGTAGG GGGAAACAAGGTCCAGTTGAACATATCTACAAAGGagttttgtttatatatgatCGGCATCACCTTGAGCATGCTGGCTTTATTTGCGTAAAATCTGAGTCTTGTATGATGGTTGGTGGATCACGGGCGAATGGTGATAGGAAT GGTAATTCCTTGACATCAAGATTTTCCCATCTGAGAACCCCACCACTTGTTCCCCCCTCTCCCATGAGAACACCTAGAGGTGGTCATGGTGGTCATGGTGGCCGTAACAATT TTGGAGGAAGAGGTGGTGGAAGAGGTCATGATGCTTTAATCGGAGCCACAGTGAAAATTCGTCTTGGCCATTACAAAGGTTGCAAGGGGCGTGTTAAAGATGTCAAAGGTTCCACAGTTCGGATTGAATTGGAATCGCAGATGAAGGTTGTTGCAG TTGATCGTAGTCAAATTTCAGATAATGTCAATGTTACGCCATCCAG GGAAACCTCCAGATATGGTATGGGAAGTGAGACCCCGATGCATCCTTCTCGCACTCCTCTGCATCCGTATATGACTCCTATGAGGGACTCCGGAG TAACTCCTTACCATGACGGTATGAGGACACCTATGCGTGACCGAGCATGGAATCCTTATACACCGATGAGTCCACCAAG GGACAACTGGGAAGATGGAAATCCTGGTTCTTGGGGCACAAGTCCACAATATCAG CCAGGAAGTCCTCCTTCACGAGCATATGAAGCACCTACACCTGGTTCTGGTTGGACAAATACCCCAAGTAACAATTACAATGAGGCAGGCACACCGAGAGATAGCGGCTCTGCTTATG CAAATGCTCCAAGTCCATACTTGCCCTCTACTCCTGGTGGGCAACCTCCGATGACACCAAGTTCTGCATATTTACCAGGGACACCTGGTGGGCAACCGATGACACCTGGAAGTGGTGGCCTGGATATGATGTCACCTGTTGTAG GTGCAGACAATGAAGGGCCTTGGTTCCTGCCTGATATTTTGGTCAACGTTCGTAGGCCTGGTGATGACACTACTCCAGGAGTTATAAAAGAAGTGCTCCCG GATGGCTCGTCTAAGATAGCTCTTGGATCAAGCGGTAGTGGTGATGTGGTGACTGCCCTTCCCAATGAAATTGAGGTAGTGCCACCAAGGAAGATGGACAAGATTAAGATCATGGGAGGTGCACACCGTGGGGCCACTGGGAAGCTTATTGGCATTGATGGAACTGATGGAATTGTGAAAGTTGACGACACACTGGACGTCAAGATCTTAGATATGGTAACATTGGCGAAACTAGTTCAAGCGTGA
- the LOC125208305 gene encoding peroxidase 43-like, producing MNLQNICLLFLVLLLLFINITQGQLEIGFYSQTCPDAESIVKSVVSEATLEDPTMPPALLRLHFHDCFVEGCDGSILIEDGADSERRAFGHEGLRGFEQIEKAKQEIETQCPGVVSCADIVAMAARDAVALARGPNYAVETGRRDGKVSSLKLASDMPDVNDSIETLKSKFKNKGLSNQELVILSGAHTIGTAACFFMPKRLYEFNETNDSDPQISPRFLPELRRMCPKNGDINARISMDLVTKDKFDDQIMRNIKKGFAVLASDARLYDDRLTKQVVDLYAEGSQFAQDFARAMVRMGRIGVKLGSNGHIRRICSAFN from the exons atGAATTTACAGAATATATGTTTGTTGTTTCTTGTGCTCCTTTTGTTATTCATCAATATCACACAAGGGCAGCTTGAAATCGGATTCTACTCCCAAACATGCCCTGATGCGGAGTCCATCGTCAAATCTGTTGTGAGTGAAGCTACTCTCGAGGATCCAACAATGCCCCCTGCTCTTCTACGACTCCATTTCCACGACTGCTTTGTCGAG GGTTGTGATGGTTCAATCCTGATTGAGGACGGAGCTGACTCAGAGAGGAGAGCGTTTGGACACGAAGGCTTAAGAGGTTTTGAACAGATTGAGAAAGCGAAACAGGAGATTGAAACTCAGTGTCCCGGGGTTGTGTCGTGCGCCGACATCGTCGCCATGGCCGCTAGAGATGCTGTGGCTCTG gCTAGAGGGCCAAATTATGCAGTTGAAACCGGAAGAAGAGATGGAAAAGTTTCATCCCTAAAGCTTGCTAGTGATATGCCTGATGTTAATGACTCAATTGAAACCCTCAAGTCCAAGTTTAAAAATAAGGGTCTTTCAAATCAAGAACTTGTTATCCTCAGCG GAGCACATACCATTGGGACGGCTGCATGTTTCTTTATGCCGAAGAGACTATATGAGTTTAATGAGACAAATGATTCGGATCCTCAGATTAGTCCTAGATTTTTACCGGAGTTGAGACGGATGTGCCCGAAGAATGGAGATATTAATGCTAGAATCTCTATGGATCTAGTGACTAAGGACAAATTCGACGATCAAATTATGCGGAATATCAAGAAGGGGTTTGCAGTGTTAGCATCGGATGCTAGACTATACGATGATCGTTTGACCAAACAGGTGGTGGATTTGTATGCCGAAGGCTCGCAATTTGCACAAGATTTTGCTAGGGCGATGGTGAGAATGGGTCGGATTGGCGTGAAGTTGGGATCAAATGGGCATATTAGACGAATTTGTAGTGCATTTAATTGA
- the LOC125203779 gene encoding probable beta-1,4-xylosyltransferase IRX10 yields the protein MATINPGNKTSRLHSPHHTACTRLHQIAALALVAATFFLTRLFDHSLAPCSSPYRKSNHYTAPVSRLNLKIYVYDKDEIDGLQLLMSGRDGKISADACVKGQWGTQVKIHRLLLQSTYRTRKKEEADLFFVPSYVKCVRMMGGLNDKEINQTYVKVLSQMPYFRLSGGRNHIFVFPSGAGAHLFKSWATYINRSIILTPEGDRTDKRDISAFNTWKDIIIPGNIDDGMTINKPRLVDPLPLSRRIYLANYLGRAQGKAGRLRLIELAKEYPDKLESPVLKFSGPEKLGKTDYFLHLRNAKFCLAPRGESSWTLRFYESFFVECVPVILSDQVELPFQDVVDYSQISIKWPSTRIGTELLDYLESISDAEIEEMITRGRKVRCFWVYAPESESCSAFSGILGELEKKVRQFHQSVETFWLHNGSLVNRDLVEFSKWKPPMPLP from the exons ATGGCGACCATAAATCCCGGCAACAAAACCAGCAGATTACACTCTCCCCACCACACCGCCTGCACCCGACTCCACCAGATCGCCGCCCTAGCTCTCGTCGCAGCCACTTTCTTCCTCACCAGACTCTTCGACCACTCCCTCGCCCCCTGCTCCTCGCCCTACCGCAAATCCAATCACTACACCGCCCCCGTTAGCCGCCTCAATTTGAAGATCTATGTGTACGACAAGGACGAGATCGATGGCTTGCAGCTGCTCATGTCCGGCCGCGATGGGAAGATTTCCGCCGACGCCTGCGTTAAAGGCCAATGGGGCACTCAG GTTAAAATACATAGGTTGCTGTTGCAATCAACATATCGGACTAGAAAGAAAGAGGAAGCAGATCTGTTCTTTGTTCCATCTTATGTTAAATGTGTTCGAATGATGGGTGGTCTTAATGACAAAGAGATCAACCAAACTTATGTCAAG GTTTTAAGTCAAATGCCATATTTCAGGTTATCTGGTGGCCGTAACCATATTTTTGTATTCCCAAG TGGTGCTGGAGCTCACTTGTTCAAATCTTGGGCTACATATATAAATCGCTCAATAATTCTGACCCCAGAG GGAGACCGGACAGATAAGAGAGACATTAGTGCCTTTAATACATGGAAAGATATCATCATACCCGGTAATATTGATGATGGGATGACAATTAATAAGCCCAGGCTTGTTGATCCTTTGCCTCTATCAAGGAGGATATATTTGGCAAATTACTTAGGTCGAGCACAAGGAAAGGCTGGTCGTCTTCGATTGATAGAACTTGCAAAGGAGTATCCTGATAAG TTGGAATCTCCAGTGTTGAAATTCAGTGGCCCAGAAAAACTTGGGAAGACAGATTACTTTCTACATCTGCGAAATGCGAAGTTCTGTCTTGCGCCACGTGGAGAGTCATCATGGACGCTTCGCTTCTATGAGTCATTCTTTGTG GAGTGTGTCCCAGTTATCCTATCCGATCAGGTAGAGCTGCCTTTCCAGGATGTAGTTGACTACTCTCAGATATCAATCAAATGGCCATCCACTCGGATAGGGACAGAACTTTTGGATTACTTAGAATCAATTTCAG ATGCGGAGATAGAAGAAATGATCACCCGAGGTCGGAAAGTGAGGTGCTTTTGGGTGTATGCTCCAGAGTCAGAATCATGCTCGGCTTTCAGTGGAATTCTTGGGGAACTTGAGAAGAAAGTGAGGCAATTCCATCAGTCAGTAGAGACGTTTTGGTTGCATAATGGAAGTTTGGTGAATAGAGATTTGGTGGAGTTTAGCAAATGGAAACCACCCATGCCATTGCCTTAG